TGAGTAAATTGAATTCTGTAAGATCTATCTCTAGAATCTCCATATTTAGCTTTGTCGAAAAATGCTAGGGAAAAATGAAATGTATGTTATGCTGCTTTTACTTTTGGCTGTAGTCTGTTATAGCTCAAATGTTGGTTTGCTGTTATGAGTATGTCATGCTGGATCTAGGACTTGTCCAGTGTGTCAGGTTTGTTGCTCTCTAATCCATATCAGTCATGTTAAGTTCACTTTCATGTTTACGCCTCTTTGGCTGTTTTGCATTATATCTGTAGCTCTTAAGTAGATGTGTCTGTGTTGTATATACATGAACTAATGGATGTTCAGTTCCTGCAAATTGTATTACATGATATGTGACATGTGTATTGCTTGCTTGGTTGTCGCTGTATTGTGAATAtaattgagatataaaatctggGTTTCGTAAAAATGTTGAAAAGCCTTAGGTTGTCTAGAATACATGAATGATTGATCTGTGTAGGACTGCAATTTGATACTTAGTGGAGCAAAGAATTGTTATTTGTGTTCTATATGTTGAGTCTGTTTAACTGCTATTACATCGTTAGTTCTGAGCATTATACGTGTCAGAATTCAGTTATCTGAAATGGGTGCTTGATCGCTTGCTTGCTTTAGAAGAAGAGTATTGAAAGTGGGAGGTTTTGTTATCTAAGCCACCAACATATTTGATGCCAATTTCCAGTAGTGATACAATTAGGTAAACAATTTGAACCACCTGTCAGCTGTCACCTGTAGTTCCAGCGGGTGTCAATACTCAATAGTAATATTCGTCGTTTATATTTTTTATGATTGACCACTATTTCTTGGAGACGAAGCCCCTTTTAAAACCCTAGCAAAATCCCGTGTTTACAAACATTCTCTTCTCTTCTATCTTAAAATCCTCTCATTATAGAACAGAAAATTTGAACTTTTGATCTTTTAAATTTGTTTCTCCTTTAAGACCCTAATTTGAAATCTTCTTTTTGTTCAGAAACCCTTAATCCTCCGACTTTGTCATCCATGGATTCTCAACCTGCTGAACCAGTCAGTTACATCTGTGGAGGTAATGTTTACAATCTACTATCGCTTTGATTTTAAATTGTTAGTGAAATCAACTTTAATTTTTTtcctactgaaagggactctcttcgtgaattttgtttcttaaatACCTTGTTTTTGTTGTTAGATTGTGGGATGGAGAACACACTGAAGCCGGGAGACGTGATTCAGTGTAGGGAATGTGGATATCGCATCCTTTACAAGAAGCGAACCAAACGAAGTAAGTAGCTTCTACTGAACTTTAGACTCTGAATTAGCTTTTCATCTTTGCAAAGTTAGTTATGTTATTTCGCAAAACTGGGTGTTCGACTTTGGAATGCTTCCGATATGTCTTTAGTCTGTAAGATTTATCAATGAATTTTCATATTTGTCTGTGATTGGTGTCTTACAGCATTTTATATTAGGTTAAGAAAACTCTCATGTCGATGAACTTATACCACTGAGCAGAAGTCTTAGCATTggggtttgattttgaagtagttGTAGTAACTAAAGCTTAAGAAAATGGAACTTTTGTAAGTGCTGCTGAGCAACACATTGTCTCATAGTGTGCGAATTTCCCATGTCAACACTTCTCATTTGTGGCTGTTTCTTAGGCACGATTATACTTTTTGTGTGGTGGCTGTTGACTGCCCTCAGCACATAGTTAGGCGTTGACATATGAACTATAGAAAAGATACCTGGCCCTCACATATGTTATGGTATTTCTGCTAACAAAGGGGTCTCTACATGTAATTTTGATTGGTGTTTGACCCCCTTTGAGATCGTGATATTATTATGAACATTATGTATGCATTAATTTTCTTAAAAAAGCTATGTTGAATTATGATTTCTCCGTAGAAACCTTCCTATATTTTCTGAAAATGTATGTTCATCCAACAGGGAATGTACTTTGATAGTTTAGTTTTGGATCAAATCTAAGCTGATGGTTTTGTCTGTTGCAGTTGTGCAGTACGAAGCTCGCTAAATACGAAGGGCAACAAATTACTCACGGATATTAAAGGCTATCTAATGGTGTT
This genomic interval from Papaver somniferum cultivar HN1 unplaced genomic scaffold, ASM357369v1 unplaced-scaffold_107, whole genome shotgun sequence contains the following:
- the LOC113328251 gene encoding DNA-directed RNA polymerases II, IV and V subunit 12-like, yielding MDSQPAEPVSYICGDCGMENTLKPGDVIQCRECGYRILYKKRTKRIVQYEAR